A single window of Paenibacillus sp. SYP-B4298 DNA harbors:
- the murD gene encoding UDP-N-acetylmuramoyl-L-alanine--D-glutamate ligase — protein MNHPNSYQGQRVVVLGLAKSGVSAAKVFHALGADVVVNDRKPREQSPEAEELEQAGIAVICGGHPDDLITERTALLVKNPGIPYSAPPVRQALALGVEVVTEVEIAYALSPAPIIGITGSNGKTTTTTLLGELLQAAGLSPIVAGNIGTPLCEAATRAEASQWIVAELSSFQLKGTSAFRPKVGVLLNLAQTHLDYHGDMDDYVASKAKLFANMTAEDTAVLNWDDAICRTLAEGMAAKLLPFSLTQQLEQGVYVEPPYPVSLEEEDGAERELVYRDRLGQRHRLIACAELGIPGRHNAANAMAAAAAAIAAGAAPEQLEAPLRAFRGVEHRLELVTERGGIAYYNDSKATNPTATIMSVRSLQGEMILIAGGLDRGSDYMELLPLFQHRLKGLVTLGETRGKLAHVAELAGLERVIVVEPEEVAEDTLRAAVRHATALAEPGDIVLLSPACASWDMFTSYEQRGRIFKDSAHTL, from the coding sequence ATGAACCATCCGAATTCATATCAAGGACAGCGAGTTGTTGTGCTCGGCCTGGCCAAGAGCGGCGTCAGCGCCGCCAAGGTGTTCCATGCGCTCGGTGCGGATGTGGTCGTCAACGACCGGAAGCCGCGGGAGCAAAGCCCGGAGGCCGAGGAGCTTGAGCAGGCAGGCATTGCCGTCATCTGCGGCGGCCACCCGGACGATCTTATTACGGAGCGCACGGCGCTGCTGGTCAAGAACCCTGGCATCCCGTATAGCGCGCCGCCAGTGCGCCAGGCGCTGGCGCTGGGCGTTGAGGTTGTCACTGAGGTGGAGATTGCCTATGCCTTGTCTCCGGCGCCGATCATCGGCATTACCGGCTCCAATGGCAAGACGACGACGACAACCCTGCTGGGCGAGCTGCTGCAGGCTGCGGGTCTGTCGCCGATCGTCGCAGGCAATATCGGGACACCGCTCTGTGAGGCGGCTACGAGAGCGGAGGCCAGCCAATGGATCGTTGCGGAGCTGAGCAGCTTTCAGCTCAAGGGCACGAGCGCCTTCCGCCCGAAGGTTGGCGTGCTGCTCAATCTGGCACAGACGCATCTGGATTACCATGGCGACATGGACGATTATGTGGCCTCCAAGGCGAAGCTGTTCGCTAATATGACAGCAGAGGATACCGCTGTGCTGAATTGGGATGATGCCATCTGCCGCACGCTGGCAGAAGGCATGGCGGCGAAGCTGCTGCCCTTCTCGCTCACACAGCAACTGGAGCAAGGAGTCTATGTGGAGCCTCCGTATCCAGTCTCACTAGAGGAGGAGGACGGCGCAGAGCGCGAGCTTGTATACCGTGACCGCTTGGGACAGCGGCACCGGCTTATTGCCTGCGCGGAGCTGGGCATACCTGGTCGGCACAATGCCGCCAATGCGATGGCTGCGGCTGCCGCGGCGATTGCTGCGGGCGCTGCGCCGGAGCAACTTGAGGCGCCGCTGCGAGCGTTTCGCGGCGTGGAGCACCGGCTGGAGCTGGTCACGGAACGAGGCGGCATCGCCTACTATAACGATTCCAAGGCGACCAATCCGACTGCGACGATCATGTCGGTGCGTTCCCTGCAGGGAGAGATGATTCTCATCGCGGGCGGGCTGGATCGCGGCTCTGACTACATGGAGCTGCTGCCGCTCTTCCAGCATCGCCTGAAGGGACTCGTGACGCTCGGAGAGACGCGGGGCAAGCTGGCGCATGTTGCCGAGCTGGCAGGTTTAGAGCGCGTCATTGTCGTCGAACCTGAGGAGGTAGCCGAAGATACACTGCGGGCTGCCGTTCGTCATGCGACGGCGCTGGCAGAGCCGGGAGACATCGTCTTGCTCTCGCCGGCATGCGCAAGCTGGGACATGTTCACGTCGTATGAACAGCGCGGGCGCATTTTTAAAGATTCGGCGCATACCTTGTAA
- the sigE gene encoding RNA polymerase sporulation sigma factor SigE, with protein sequence MVVKWRLVLQLYYYRFMFLFGLKSEEIYYIGGSEALPPPLTREEEEYLLAKLSTGDTAIRAMLIERNLRLVVYIARKFENTGINIEDLVSIGAIGLIKAVNTFDPEKKIKLATYASRCIENEILMYLRRNNKIRTEVSFDEPLNIDWDGNELLLSDVLGTENDTIYRNIEEQVDRKLLHKALDKLSERERMIMELRFGLSDGEEKTQKDVADLLGISQSYISRLEKRIIKRLRKEFNKMV encoded by the coding sequence ATGGTCGTGAAGTGGAGATTGGTCCTGCAGCTATATTATTATCGGTTTATGTTTTTATTCGGATTAAAAAGTGAAGAAATCTATTACATCGGAGGAAGCGAGGCGCTGCCTCCGCCGCTGACGCGCGAGGAAGAGGAGTATCTGCTCGCCAAGCTGTCCACCGGCGATACAGCGATCCGTGCGATGCTGATCGAGCGCAACCTGCGCCTCGTCGTTTACATTGCCCGCAAATTTGAAAATACCGGCATCAATATCGAGGACCTCGTATCGATTGGAGCGATCGGTCTCATCAAAGCGGTCAATACGTTCGATCCGGAGAAAAAGATCAAGCTGGCCACCTATGCATCACGCTGCATCGAGAACGAAATTCTGATGTACTTGCGCCGTAACAATAAGATTCGTACCGAGGTCTCGTTTGACGAGCCGCTGAATATCGATTGGGATGGCAATGAGCTGTTGCTGTCGGATGTGCTGGGAACCGAAAATGACACGATCTACCGCAATATCGAGGAACAGGTTGACCGCAAGCTGCTGCACAAGGCGCTGGATAAGCTGAGCGAGCGGGAGCGCATGATTATGGAGCTGCGCTTCGGGCTGTCTGACGGCGAGGAGAAGACACAGAAGGATGTGGCGGACCTGCTTGGCATCTCTCAATCGTACATTTCCCGGCTGGAGAAACGGATCATAAAGCGACTGCGCAAAGAATTTAACAAGATGGTGTGA
- the murG gene encoding undecaprenyldiphospho-muramoylpentapeptide beta-N-acetylglucosaminyltransferase has product MRIVLTGGGTGGHIYPALAVGKQALQDIPGTSLLYIGTTKGLESRIVPAANIPFEAVEITGFKRKLSLENVKTVLRFLKATSRSKELLRRFKPDVVVGTGGYVCGPVVYAAARLGIPTLIHEQNVIPGLTNQFLSRYAKTVAVSFEDSASHFTGKHVLFTGNPCATQVLQADRAAGYASLGIRPGGRIVLIFGGSRGARALNEAVVDMLPALGTLADVHFVFVTGESYYETIQQQLKSRAVPANLVVLPYLHNMAQVLAASSLVVSRSGASTLAELTALGIPSILIPSPNVTNNHQEHNARGLAVAGAAEMVLEKELSGERLLGDIRAIMTSPERLAAMKQAALTLGKPESASLIINELQRLAQQRQR; this is encoded by the coding sequence ATGCGAATCGTATTGACTGGCGGCGGTACGGGTGGGCATATCTATCCCGCACTAGCGGTCGGAAAGCAGGCATTGCAGGACATTCCTGGGACTTCTCTACTATATATAGGTACAACTAAAGGACTGGAGTCGCGAATTGTTCCGGCGGCTAATATTCCGTTTGAAGCGGTTGAAATTACGGGATTCAAGCGTAAGCTGTCCCTGGAAAATGTAAAGACCGTGCTTCGTTTCCTGAAGGCGACCAGCCGATCCAAGGAGCTGCTGCGGCGCTTCAAGCCTGATGTCGTGGTAGGTACTGGCGGGTATGTATGCGGGCCGGTCGTGTACGCGGCTGCGAGGCTTGGCATTCCGACGCTCATTCATGAGCAGAATGTGATTCCGGGTCTGACGAATCAATTTCTGAGCCGCTATGCGAAGACCGTTGCGGTCAGCTTTGAGGATTCGGCCTCGCATTTTACCGGCAAGCATGTGCTGTTCACTGGCAACCCGTGTGCGACCCAGGTGTTGCAGGCGGATCGTGCGGCGGGTTATGCCTCGCTCGGTATACGTCCTGGCGGTCGGATTGTGTTGATCTTCGGCGGCAGCCGGGGAGCGAGGGCGCTTAATGAAGCGGTAGTGGATATGCTGCCTGCGCTCGGGACGCTAGCAGATGTCCATTTCGTCTTCGTGACGGGCGAGAGCTATTACGAGACGATTCAGCAGCAGCTCAAGAGCCGGGCAGTACCGGCGAATCTGGTGGTGCTGCCCTATCTGCATAACATGGCTCAGGTGCTTGCTGCCTCCTCGCTGGTGGTCAGCCGCTCTGGCGCCTCGACGCTTGCCGAGCTGACTGCGCTTGGCATTCCGTCTATACTGATTCCTTCTCCGAACGTGACGAACAATCATCAGGAGCATAATGCGCGCGGCCTCGCGGTTGCAGGAGCGGCGGAGATGGTGCTGGAGAAGGAGCTGAGCGGGGAGAGGCTGCTAGGCGACATTCGCGCTATCATGACGAGCCCGGAGCGACTGGCTGCTATGAAGCAGGCGGCGCTGACGCTAGGCAAGCCTGAATCGGCCTCCTTGATTATTAACGAGCTGCAACGGCTTGCCCAGCAAAGGCAGCGATAA
- the sigG gene encoding RNA polymerase sporulation sigma factor SigG — translation MTRNKVEICGVDTAKLPVLTNAEMRELFTALQTRNERAAREKLVNGNLRLVLSVIQRFNNRGEFVDDLFQVGCIGLMKAIDNFDLSQNVKFSTYAVPMIIGEIRRYLRDNNPIRVSRSLRDIAYKALQVRDSLTNKNSREPTIFEISEALNVPKEDVVFALDAIQDPVSLFEPIYHDGGDPIYVMDQISDDRNKDITWIEEIALREAMHKLNDREKMILSMRFFQGKTQMEVADEIGISQAQVSRLEKSAIQQMQKHVKQV, via the coding sequence TTGACCCGAAACAAAGTTGAGATCTGTGGAGTGGATACCGCGAAACTGCCTGTCCTGACCAATGCTGAGATGAGAGAGCTGTTCACGGCATTGCAAACCCGCAACGAACGGGCAGCCAGAGAGAAATTAGTGAATGGCAATCTGCGTCTTGTGCTTAGCGTCATACAGCGGTTCAACAATCGTGGCGAATTTGTAGATGATTTGTTCCAGGTTGGCTGTATCGGACTTATGAAGGCCATTGACAATTTTGACCTGAGCCAGAATGTGAAGTTTTCAACCTATGCGGTGCCGATGATCATCGGAGAGATTCGCCGCTATCTGCGGGACAACAATCCGATTCGCGTCTCCAGAAGCTTGAGGGATATTGCGTACAAGGCACTCCAGGTGCGCGACAGTCTGACCAACAAGAACTCCAGGGAGCCCACCATATTTGAAATATCCGAGGCGCTCAATGTGCCGAAGGAGGACGTGGTGTTCGCGCTGGATGCGATTCAGGACCCGGTGTCGCTATTCGAGCCCATCTATCATGATGGCGGCGATCCGATCTATGTAATGGATCAGATCAGCGACGACAGGAACAAGGATATTACCTGGATTGAGGAGATCGCCCTGCGTGAAGCGATGCATAAACTGAACGATCGGGAGAAAATGATCTTATCGATGCGCTTTTTCCAAGGAAAAACGCAAATGGAGGTTGCAGACGAGATTGGCATCTCACAAGCCCAGGTATCCAGATTGGAAAAATCAGCAATTCAACAAATGCAAAAGCATGTGAAGCAGGTCTGA
- the spoIIGA gene encoding sigma-E processing peptidase SpoIIGA, which translates to MELVVYVDLVLMLNFVLDAAVLAMTAWVRGIPFSWKRLLASATVGAAYVGMMFVPALAPLFTLGAKLGLSLLMVWIAFGFSSLQSFVHHVAAFYGVSFAAAGGMMGVYYLLQSHGELWNGIWLMRTGGQGHVMKMGVLFLAITFAAALLLYKGVLNGRRRKEQLLQHVAEVQVAIGGQEKRCTGLIDTGNHLYDPLTRTPVMVMEASLWEDHLPPSWLARIREAEVDKLVAGIGEEEWVWQDRLRLIPYRGVNRGTSFMLALKPDYVRIEQEGRNYECRKVLVGLDGGTLASDGAYRAIIHPSLVEQSLEIGSQEV; encoded by the coding sequence GTGGAGCTGGTTGTGTATGTTGATCTCGTCTTGATGCTGAATTTTGTGCTGGATGCGGCTGTACTGGCTATGACAGCGTGGGTACGCGGCATTCCCTTTAGCTGGAAGCGGCTCCTCGCTTCGGCCACCGTTGGCGCTGCGTATGTAGGGATGATGTTTGTTCCCGCATTGGCTCCGTTATTCACCTTGGGCGCCAAGCTCGGCTTATCGCTGCTCATGGTGTGGATCGCCTTCGGCTTCTCCAGCCTGCAGAGCTTTGTTCACCACGTTGCAGCCTTTTACGGAGTGAGCTTTGCCGCGGCAGGGGGCATGATGGGTGTCTACTACTTGCTGCAAAGCCATGGCGAGCTATGGAATGGCATCTGGCTGATGAGGACAGGCGGGCAAGGGCATGTGATGAAGATGGGTGTATTGTTTTTGGCGATTACGTTTGCGGCAGCGCTGCTGCTGTATAAGGGGGTGCTCAATGGACGCAGACGCAAGGAGCAGTTGCTGCAGCATGTGGCGGAGGTACAGGTTGCCATTGGGGGACAGGAGAAGCGCTGTACAGGCCTGATTGATACAGGCAATCATCTATATGATCCGCTCACCCGCACACCGGTTATGGTTATGGAGGCTTCACTATGGGAGGATCATCTGCCCCCGTCCTGGCTGGCGCGAATTAGAGAGGCCGAAGTTGACAAGCTGGTCGCGGGCATTGGAGAAGAGGAATGGGTATGGCAAGATCGGCTGCGGCTCATCCCGTACCGTGGGGTGAACCGGGGTACCTCGTTCATGCTGGCGCTCAAGCCCGATTATGTTCGTATCGAGCAGGAGGGACGGAATTATGAATGTCGCAAGGTGCTGGTTGGTCTGGATGGCGGAACGCTGGCTTCAGATGGTGCCTATCGGGCAATTATCCATCCATCATTAGTTGAACAATCATTGGAGATCGGGTCCCAGGAAGTATGA
- the ftsZ gene encoding cell division protein FtsZ, translating to MLEFDFDMEQLAQIKVIGVGGGGSNAVNRMIESGVKGVEFITVNTDAQALHLAMSEHKLQIGDKLTRGLGAGANPEVGKKAAEESRDLIANTLKGADMVFVTAGMGGGTGTGAAPVIAEIARECGALTVGVVTRPFTFEGRKRSSQAELGIEALKEKVDTLIVIPNDRLLEIVDKKTPMLEAFKAADNVLRQAVQGISDLIAVPGLINLDFADVKTIMTERGSALMGIGIAAGENRAAEAARKAIMSPLLETSIDGARGVIMNITGGSNLSLYEVNEAAEIVIAASDPEVNMIFGAMIEEDMKDDIKVTVIATGFEHKGPTPLRRNPGQPAEAADTRASSQSAPNLKPFGTPPGSDQLDIPAFLRNRPRSDR from the coding sequence ATGTTGGAATTCGATTTCGATATGGAGCAGTTGGCGCAGATCAAGGTTATCGGGGTAGGCGGAGGCGGCAGCAACGCTGTTAACCGGATGATCGAGAGCGGTGTGAAGGGTGTTGAATTTATAACGGTCAACACGGATGCGCAGGCGCTTCATCTGGCTATGTCAGAGCATAAGCTGCAGATTGGGGACAAGCTGACGCGCGGTCTGGGTGCGGGAGCCAATCCAGAGGTCGGCAAGAAAGCGGCAGAGGAGTCTCGTGATCTGATTGCCAATACGCTCAAGGGTGCAGATATGGTATTTGTGACAGCCGGTATGGGTGGCGGCACGGGCACCGGGGCGGCGCCGGTAATCGCTGAGATTGCTCGCGAGTGCGGCGCGCTGACGGTAGGGGTTGTAACTCGGCCGTTTACCTTCGAGGGACGCAAACGCTCCAGTCAGGCTGAGCTGGGCATTGAGGCGCTCAAGGAAAAAGTGGACACGCTGATCGTCATTCCGAATGATCGTTTGCTGGAGATTGTGGACAAGAAAACCCCGATGCTGGAAGCGTTCAAGGCGGCTGACAATGTGCTGCGTCAGGCGGTACAGGGTATCTCCGATCTGATCGCCGTACCCGGCCTGATCAACCTCGACTTCGCGGATGTGAAGACGATTATGACGGAGCGTGGCTCCGCCCTGATGGGAATCGGCATAGCAGCCGGTGAGAACCGGGCCGCCGAGGCTGCGCGCAAGGCCATTATGAGTCCACTGCTGGAAACGTCGATCGATGGTGCACGGGGCGTAATCATGAATATAACTGGCGGCTCGAATCTCTCGCTCTATGAGGTGAACGAGGCAGCAGAAATCGTTATAGCGGCATCCGATCCAGAGGTGAACATGATCTTTGGTGCGATGATCGAAGAAGATATGAAGGATGATATAAAGGTGACGGTTATTGCGACAGGCTTCGAGCATAAGGGGCCAACCCCGCTGCGCCGCAATCCGGGTCAGCCGGCTGAAGCGGCGGATACGCGTGCGAGCAGCCAGTCAGCACCTAACCTGAAGCCGTTCGGTACGCCTCCGGGCAGCGATCAGTTGGACATCCCGGCATTCCTGCGCAATCGCCCTCGTTCTGATCGTTAA
- the spoVE gene encoding stage V sporulation protein E: MAKSRSAPDIWLIVSILLILTIGLIMVYSASAVLSFNEFGDSYYYLKRQLLFALLGVGAMFVTMNTDYWVWKKVSKPGLLLCFALLVLVLIPGIGVVRGGARSWLGISSFGIQPSEFMKLAMVIFLAKLLADRQGQMTTFMKGLLPPLSIMGAAFGLIMLQPDLGTGTVMVGASLLVIYTAGARIAHLGSLALLGLAGMVGLVLAAPYRLQRITAFLDPWADPLGAGYQSIQSLYAIGPGGLVGLGLGMSRQKYNYLPEPQTDFIFSILAEELGFIGGMTIILLFLVLVWRGMRAAITAPDSFGSLLAVGITGIIAVQVLINIGVVIGMFPVTGITLPLVSYGGSSLTLLLTGLGILLNISRYSR, translated from the coding sequence ATGGCCAAATCACGATCTGCCCCGGATATATGGCTTATTGTGTCTATCTTACTTATTCTGACGATTGGCCTGATTATGGTGTACAGCGCGAGCGCTGTGCTCAGCTTTAATGAGTTTGGCGACTCGTATTATTATTTGAAGCGCCAGCTTTTGTTCGCGCTGCTTGGCGTCGGGGCGATGTTTGTGACGATGAATACCGATTACTGGGTGTGGAAGAAGGTTTCCAAGCCAGGGCTGCTGCTCTGCTTCGCGCTGCTTGTACTCGTGCTGATTCCGGGTATCGGTGTCGTGCGCGGCGGTGCGCGTAGCTGGCTCGGGATCAGCTCCTTCGGCATCCAGCCGTCGGAATTTATGAAACTGGCGATGGTTATTTTCCTAGCCAAGCTGCTGGCGGACAGACAAGGACAGATGACGACCTTCATGAAGGGGCTGCTGCCGCCGCTCTCGATTATGGGAGCTGCCTTTGGCCTCATCATGCTTCAGCCCGATCTGGGTACGGGGACCGTGATGGTGGGGGCATCGCTGCTGGTCATCTATACCGCCGGTGCACGCATCGCCCATCTGGGTTCGCTGGCGCTGCTCGGTCTCGCAGGGATGGTCGGTCTGGTGCTGGCTGCTCCTTACCGATTGCAGCGCATTACAGCTTTCCTTGATCCGTGGGCCGACCCGCTCGGGGCAGGTTATCAGTCGATCCAGTCGCTGTATGCGATTGGACCGGGCGGGCTGGTTGGTCTAGGGTTGGGGATGAGCAGGCAGAAATACAATTATTTGCCGGAGCCGCAGACCGACTTTATCTTTTCAATTTTGGCGGAGGAGCTGGGCTTCATCGGCGGCATGACGATCATCCTGCTGTTTCTTGTGCTCGTCTGGCGAGGCATGAGGGCGGCCATTACTGCGCCGGATTCGTTTGGCAGCTTGCTGGCAGTAGGCATTACAGGCATTATCGCTGTCCAGGTGCTGATTAATATCGGTGTCGTTATCGGCATGTTTCCGGTGACCGGAATTACGCTTCCGCTTGTCAGCTATGGCGGCTCATCATTGACGCTGCTGCTGACGGGGCTGGGCATTTTACTCAATATATCCCGTTATTCGAGGTGA
- the ftsA gene encoding cell division protein FtsA, with protein sequence MSSNDIIVSLDIGTSKVRAIIGEVNNGAINIIGVGSADSEGIRKGAIVDIDQTVQSIRNAVDHAERMVGIQITDVYVGIQGNHIGLQTNHGVVAVSNEDREIGEDDIERVLQAAKVVALPPEREIIGLVPKQFLVDGLDGISDPRGMIGVRLEVEATVITGAKTAIHNLIRCVEKAELRISGVILMSLASGQMCLTKDEKTMGTVLVDVGAGSCTVAVFEQGNLAATSTLPIGGEYVTNDISYGLRTQTEQAEKIKLKFGCAMIDDAADDQRFKVMRMGSNVEKEFSQVDLANIIEPRMQEVFHLAMQEVKRLGFGDKVGGYVLTGGAVSMPGVLQLAQLELQSSVRIAVPDYIGVRDPAYTSGVGMIQYVSKYMRSRPASTSKKSIGRKASSTAPSKPGLIERLKNMFSEFI encoded by the coding sequence TTGAGCAGCAACGACATTATCGTCAGTTTGGACATCGGTACATCCAAGGTTCGTGCTATTATTGGTGAAGTGAACAATGGAGCCATTAATATTATTGGAGTTGGATCTGCCGACTCGGAGGGTATTCGCAAGGGAGCAATTGTTGATATTGACCAAACCGTGCAATCCATCCGTAATGCTGTAGATCATGCGGAACGCATGGTTGGCATTCAAATAACGGATGTGTATGTCGGTATTCAGGGAAATCATATCGGATTGCAGACGAACCATGGTGTCGTCGCGGTATCCAATGAGGACAGGGAAATCGGAGAAGATGATATTGAACGGGTGCTTCAGGCAGCCAAGGTAGTTGCGCTGCCGCCGGAGCGCGAGATCATCGGTCTTGTTCCGAAGCAATTTTTAGTCGATGGGCTGGATGGCATATCCGACCCGCGAGGGATGATCGGTGTTCGGCTTGAGGTGGAGGCGACGGTCATTACCGGCGCCAAGACAGCCATACATAACTTGATTCGCTGTGTAGAGAAGGCGGAGCTCCGCATCTCTGGCGTCATTCTCATGTCGCTGGCGTCCGGCCAGATGTGCTTGACGAAGGATGAGAAGACGATGGGAACGGTGCTGGTCGATGTTGGTGCAGGCTCTTGCACGGTAGCTGTATTCGAGCAAGGCAACCTGGCTGCGACTTCTACGCTTCCAATCGGCGGTGAGTATGTCACCAATGATATTTCGTATGGCTTGCGCACTCAGACGGAGCAGGCGGAGAAGATCAAGCTCAAGTTTGGCTGCGCGATGATTGACGACGCGGCTGATGATCAGCGCTTCAAGGTCATGCGTATGGGCAGCAATGTTGAGAAGGAATTCTCACAGGTGGATCTGGCCAATATTATTGAGCCACGGATGCAGGAAGTGTTCCACCTGGCCATGCAAGAGGTCAAGCGTCTCGGATTTGGGGACAAGGTAGGGGGTTATGTTCTGACGGGCGGCGCGGTATCGATGCCTGGCGTTCTCCAACTGGCTCAGCTTGAGCTGCAGTCCTCTGTTCGGATCGCGGTGCCTGATTACATCGGCGTGCGCGACCCCGCATATACGAGCGGGGTGGGGATGATACAATACGTTTCTAAATATATGAGAAGCCGCCCAGCAAGCACATCCAAGAAATCCATCGGCCGGAAAGCGAGTTCCACTGCGCCCTCCAAACCCGGCCTTATTGAGCGGTTGAAAAATATGTTTAGCGAATTCATTTGA
- the murA gene encoding UDP-N-acetylglucosamine 1-carboxyvinyltransferase translates to MDKLVIEGGKPLSGTIVIQGAKNAALPILAASMLAEGIVIIDDVPKLRDIEVMLDILRGLGCRAEHNGQTVVLDTSAMHSVHIPEELMRQMRSSIFLMGPLLARFGEVHLYQPGGCAIGERKIDIHIRGLKALGADIEEFGNRMVCRTDGLRGTTITLDFPSVGATENLMMAAVLAEGVTSIKNAAREPEIEDLQHFLNAMGAKVAGAGGDTITIEGVKALAPCRYRIIPDRIVTGTLMVAAAVTGGEVTLQNANPGHLTSLIHVLRRAGVQVAIEDDIIKVGCSGRPRAVERIVTAPYPSFPTDLQSQVMVLLALSDGISVMKETVFEGRFKHVDELIRMGADIRVDYNAAIIRGVRRLHGATVEATDLRAGAALVIAGLAAKGTTVVEQVHHIDRGYDRIEEMFLQLGARISRYAAISNNQVISG, encoded by the coding sequence TTGGACAAATTGGTGATTGAAGGCGGGAAACCACTCTCAGGAACCATTGTTATCCAAGGAGCAAAAAATGCCGCATTGCCGATTTTAGCTGCCAGCATGCTGGCTGAGGGCATCGTCATCATCGACGATGTACCCAAGCTGCGGGACATCGAGGTAATGCTAGACATTTTGCGCGGGCTCGGCTGCCGAGCCGAGCATAATGGACAGACGGTGGTGCTGGATACATCCGCGATGCATTCCGTCCATATCCCTGAGGAGCTGATGCGTCAGATGCGTTCCTCGATCTTCCTGATGGGGCCGCTGCTTGCCCGCTTCGGTGAGGTGCATCTGTATCAGCCAGGAGGCTGTGCGATCGGCGAACGAAAAATCGACATCCACATCCGGGGGCTCAAGGCGCTTGGTGCGGACATCGAAGAATTCGGCAACCGGATGGTATGCCGGACGGACGGCCTGCGCGGAACAACCATTACACTGGATTTCCCCAGCGTAGGCGCAACTGAAAATCTGATGATGGCGGCTGTTCTTGCCGAGGGTGTGACGTCGATTAAGAATGCGGCGCGCGAGCCGGAGATTGAGGACCTGCAGCACTTTCTAAATGCGATGGGGGCAAAGGTTGCAGGGGCGGGAGGGGACACTATTACGATCGAAGGGGTCAAGGCGCTAGCGCCATGCCGCTATAGGATTATCCCTGACCGGATCGTAACGGGCACCCTCATGGTGGCTGCGGCCGTTACCGGGGGAGAGGTGACGCTGCAAAACGCAAACCCCGGCCACTTGACCTCGCTCATCCATGTGCTGCGGCGTGCAGGTGTTCAAGTTGCAATCGAGGATGATATAATAAAGGTTGGATGTTCGGGTAGACCCCGCGCAGTGGAGAGAATTGTAACCGCGCCGTATCCTTCGTTCCCGACCGACCTGCAATCCCAGGTGATGGTGCTGCTTGCGCTGTCCGACGGCATCAGCGTCATGAAGGAGACGGTCTTTGAGGGTCGCTTCAAGCATGTCGATGAGCTGATCAGGATGGGGGCAGATATTCGGGTTGATTATAATGCAGCGATTATTCGCGGCGTTCGCCGGCTTCACGGAGCCACTGTGGAGGCGACGGATCTGCGGGCAGGAGCAGCGCTCGTCATTGCAGGGCTTGCTGCCAAGGGCACCACTGTCGTCGAGCAGGTGCATCATATTGACCGCGGATACGACCGAATTGAAGAGATGTTCCTCCAACTGGGCGCGCGTATTAGCCGTTATGCCGCCATATCCAACAACCAAGTGATTTCCGGTTAA
- a CDS encoding cell division protein FtsQ/DivIB, which translates to MEKTQFMPVLKEPGPGRKSNRKLLIVLFLLFAILLTVLFFNSSISKISTITIAGQQYIGVSEVEEAAGIVIGDAFFGTSSSTIEERIEQLSSVAKATVTKSFPGEVHIQVEEYPSVGYELSASGQITALLSNGTTLAMQGRDFVVDKPVLSKWTENDPNKVKLTKVLGELPPATIGDFSEIIPIPSASYPDRIKIYTRTQFEIITAISLLKEKAPQLNAVIERQPPGRVTMLLADTYASYESGFGESEDSNEKEKGE; encoded by the coding sequence ATGGAGAAAACGCAATTCATGCCGGTGCTGAAGGAGCCGGGGCCGGGAAGGAAGAGCAACCGCAAGCTGCTCATTGTATTATTTTTGCTGTTTGCCATCTTGTTGACCGTGCTGTTCTTCAATTCCTCTATCAGCAAAATCTCCACGATTACGATTGCGGGCCAGCAATACATTGGCGTTTCCGAGGTCGAGGAGGCTGCGGGCATTGTCATCGGAGATGCGTTCTTCGGTACCTCCTCTTCGACGATCGAGGAACGGATTGAGCAGCTTAGTTCGGTAGCGAAGGCGACGGTGACGAAGAGCTTTCCGGGTGAGGTGCATATCCAGGTCGAGGAGTATCCGTCTGTAGGGTACGAGCTGTCGGCCTCGGGACAGATCACGGCCTTGCTCTCCAACGGAACTACGCTGGCGATGCAGGGCAGAGACTTCGTGGTGGACAAGCCGGTGCTGTCCAAGTGGACGGAGAACGATCCGAACAAGGTGAAGCTGACCAAGGTGCTTGGCGAGCTGCCGCCAGCGACCATCGGGGACTTCTCCGAGATCATCCCGATTCCATCGGCTTCCTACCCCGACCGGATCAAAATCTACACCCGAACACAGTTTGAGATCATTACGGCAATCTCGCTGCTCAAGGAAAAAGCGCCGCAATTAAATGCTGTTATTGAGCGCCAGCCGCCGGGGCGAGTGACGATGCTGCTAGCCGACACGTATGCTAGCTATGAATCGGGTTTTGGAGAAAGTGAAGATTCTAATGAAAAAGAGAAGGGTGAATAG